In the genome of Longimicrobiales bacterium, the window CGATCCGGCGGGCGATCGTGGACGGGCGGGACGTACGGCCGACCGCCGATGGTGAGATTCGTCTCGATCGCTGGCCGGCCCGTGTCCGGATCGAATACTGACGACGCGGTCTGACGCCGCCTGACAGATACTGACGACGCGAGCTTGGCCGCGCGCATGAAGGAAAGAATGCAGAACCCGAAAGACATTGAAGATGCGCGGGGCGACGATACCTGCTATCAGGCGTGGCTCCTCTCGAACGGCCGCTTTTCGACACTGCTGAGTGCGAACGGCGGCGGTTTCTGTGCGCTCGACGGATTCGCGCTCACGCGTTGGGTGCCGGATCCGACGCGCGATGTGGACGGCGTGCACATGTACCTGCGCGACGTCGAGCGCGGCACGTTCCGGACGCCTGCGGCGGGACCGGCGGCCGGACCGGCGGACAGCACGTTCCGCTGTGATGGCGGAATCGCGCAGCTGTACAGTGAAGCCGACGGAGTGGAGTGCACGACGCGGATCTGCGTGCCGCCGGGCCTCGACGCCGAGCTGCGGCACCTGACGCTTCGCAACACCGGTGCGGTCACGCGCACGCTCGAGATCACGACGTACGCCGAGCTCGCGCTCAATACGCCTGCCGCCGATGCGGCGCATCCGGCGTTCTCGAAGCTGTTCGTGCAGACGGCGCACGATCCCTCGCGTGACGTCCTGCTGGCGTGGCGGCGCGCGCGCAGTCCGGATGACCGGCCGCTCTGGGCCGCACACCGCCTCCTCGTTGATTCGGGGGAGGGCGCGGCGCAGTACGAGACGGACCGCGCCCGTTTTCTCGGGCGCGGCAGGGACGTCCACGATCCGGCGGCGTTCGCCTGCGGTGGCGCGTTGAGCGGCACGGTCGGCAATGTGCTCGATCCGGTGTTCAGCATGCGCCGCGTCATCACGCTGGAGCCCGGTGCCGCGACGGCGGTCATCTCGGTCCTCGCCGGAGCCGCCTCGCGCGACCTCGTGCTGCACACGATCGACCAGCTCCCGCACGTCGCCGCTGCCGCTGCCTCGTTCGTCACCTGCACACCGCCCCCGCGCGATGGCCTCGCCGCGCTCGGTCTGCCGCAGCGCTGGCGCGAGCAGCTGCATGTACGCGACGAGCAGACTCAGCCGCTCCGCATCCCGCCGGCCGATCACCCGGTAGTGCAGGGAGTGGCGGCGACTGACAACGCCGCGGGGGACGCGCCGACGGACGACCCGGCCACCGATATCGCGCCCGCCGATATCGCGGACGTCGAACGGGCCGCAGGCGAAAGCACGGAAGCCGCCGGGCCCGTTCAGGCGGGAGACCTCCGCTTCTACAACGGCTGGGGCGGCTTCCAGCCGGACGGAACGGCCTACGTCATCCGCATGCCGGCAGAGAACGGCGCCCCGCGACGGCCGCCGCTGCCGTGGGTGAACGTGATGGCGAACGAAGAGGCCGGCTGCATCGTGTCGGAGAGCGGCGCGATGTACACGTGGGCCGCGAACAGCCGCGAGAATCGCATCACGCCCTGGTTCAACGACCCGGTGACCGACCCGCACGGCGACGCGCTCTACATCCGGGACGACGAGACCGGAGCGGTGTGGTCGCCGACACCGGGACCGTCACCGGGCAAAGGTGATTACGAGGTGCGGCACGGCTTCGGGTCCACAGGGTTCCTGCACGAGAGCGGCGGGATTGCACATGTGACCACCATTTTCGTTCCCGCCGACGCGCCGGCCCGCATCGCGCGCGTGCGTCTGACGAATCTGGGCAGTCGTTCGCGTCGCCTGACTCTCTACGGGTATGCGCAGCTGGTGCTCGGCGCACACGAGGCGGAGACGCGCGGGCGGGTGGTCACGTGGCGCGCTCACGCCGTCGATGCGCTCATGGCGCGCAACGAGGAACGCGGTGAGTTCTCCGGCCGCGTCGCATTTGCGGCGGTAATACAGGGCGCCGCCCGCCCGGACGGCGTTGACCCGGCAGGGAGTGCCGCCGACGCGGGGTCGTGGACCACCGACCGGCGAGCGTTCCTCGGCGTGCACGGGCGCATGGCCGCCCCGGCGGCAGTCCGCGCGGGTCGGCTGGATGGCTGGACGGGCGCCGGCTGCGACCCCTGCTTCGCCCAGTCCCGCACCATTGTACTGGAACCCGGCGCGACGGAGACGTGCTCGTTCCTGCTCGGTGAAGCAGCAGACGAGGATGCGGCGGCGGCAGTGGTGCGCCGCTTCGCGCAGCCCGCCGGGATCGACGCCGCGCTCGAGGCCGTCGGCACGCACTGGCTGCATCGCGCCGGGGCGGTTCAGATCGAGACACCGTCGCCCGCCATTGATGTCATGGTGAACGGCTGGCTCGTGTACCAGAACCTGAGCTGCCGCATGTGGGCGCGTTCGGCGTACCAGCAGTCGGGCGGCGCGTTCGGCTTCCGCGACCAGCTCCAGGACTCATCCGCGCTCCTCTATGTCGATCCGACCATCACACGCCGGCAGATCCTGCTGCACGCCGCGCATCAGTTCGTGGAGGGCGATGTGCTGCACTGGTGGCATCCGCCGCTGGGCAAGGGAATTCGCACGCGCTTCTCCGATGACCTGCTGTGGTTGCCATATATCACCGCATTCTACGTCGCGCGCACCGGCGACCGTGACATCCTCGACGAGACCGTTCGCTACGTGCGCGCCGAGCCGCTCGAGCCGGGCGATGATGAGGAGTTCATGGTGCCGGAGGATTCCGGCACGAGCGGCACGCTGTACGAGCACTGCTGCCGCGCACTCGACCGCTCGCTCACGAGCGGCGCGCACGGCCTGCCGCTCATGGGCGTCGGCGACTGGAACGATGGGATGAACCGCGTCGGTCGCGAGGGCAGGGGAGAGAGCGTCTGGCTCGGCTTCTTCATCTTCGACATCCTGCGCGACTTCCTGCCTCTGTGTGCCGCACGCGGCGATGATGACCGCGTCGCGGCATACGGCGCGTACCACGAGCATCTGGCGGTTGCGCTGAACGATGCCGGCTGGGATGGTGAGTGGTATCGCCGCGCATATTACGACAATGGCGCTCCGCTCGGATCAGCGCAGAGTGACGAGTGCCGTATCGACGCTCTCGCACAGGCGTGGGCCGTCATCTCCGGCGCGGCACCGCCGGAGCGCGCCGCACAGGCGCTCGACGCCATGGAGCATCATCTCGTCGATGAAGATGCGGGCCTTATCCGTCTGCTGACACCGCCGTTCGACCGCACGCCGAACGATCCCGGCTACATCAGGGGCTACCTGCCCGGCGTGCGCGAGAACGGCGGCCAGTACACGCACGGCGTCCTCTGGGCCGTGCGCGCCCTCGCCGCGAACGGGCGCACGGAGCGCGCTGCCCGGCTGCTGGAGATGCTGAGTCCCGCCACACGCGGCGGCACTCCGGCGAATGCGGCGCGCTACATGGTGGAGCCGTACGTCATCGCGGCGGACGTATACGGGGTCGAGCCGCACGTGGGACGCGGCGGCTGGACCTGGTACACGGGATCAGCCGGCTGGATGTTCCGCATCGCGCTGGAGTCGGTGCTCGGTGTCGATGTGCACGAGGGCCGTGAGCTCAGACTCACACCGTGCATACCGGACGACTGGCCCGGCTTCCGTGTGAGGCTGCGGCTGCCCGAGGGGACCGTGTACGTGATCGAGGCGAGTCGCGGTGCGCGTGAGATCACGCTCGACGGCACTGCGGGCCGCGCAAATGGCGGGACATTGATCGTCCCGCTCCTGCGCGACGGCGGGGAGCACCACGTGCAGGCGAGCATTCCCCTGGGCGACCGCGTGAGTCGTGAGGGTTGAGCTCAGGCGGCGAACGGCCGCTGCGTCGACTGCTGGTCGCCCGGCGCACCGCCGTCAGACGCCGGCGTCCCCGCCTGGTCCCGGCAGGCCGTTTGCGCGGATCACGGCGGCGTAGAAGTGTGCGCTGTCCTTCGGCGTGCGTGCGAGCGACGAATAGTCCACATGCACGATGCCGAAGCGCGGCCCATAGCCGCCGGCCCATTCGAAGTTGTCGAGCAGAGACCAGACGTAGTACCCGCGCAGATCGACGCCCTGACGGATGGCGTCGTGCGCGGCGCGGATGTGCTCGCGCAGGTAGTGGACGCGCAGCGGGTCGTGCACCGCGCCGTCGATGGAATGCGGCGGGTCGTAGAACGCGGCGCCGTTCTCCGTGACGTAGAGCGGGATGTCGCCATAGCGCTCGCGCACCTGGAGCAGCGTGCGCGTGAGTGCCGGGGGATATACCTCCCAGTCCGGCCCGAGCGTGGTCATCATGTGCTGCGGCTGCGGCACCAGCGAAGCATAGACGGGCCACGCCGCCGGATCGTGCCGGGTCACGCCGCGCTTGTAGAAGTTGATGCCGAGGAAATCGATCGGCTGGCGGATCATGTCCATGTCCGCCGCCGCGACCTCGGGGAACGTGTCGCCGAAGATGTCCTGCAGCTCGACGGGGTAGCTGCCGAGCAGGAGCGGATCGAGGTAGAAGTGGTTCATGTATGCATCGGCGCGCGCGGCCGCCGCGATGTCGGCTGCCGCCTCCGATGCAGCGTCCTTCGGCTCCAGGTTGACGACAATGCCGATGCGGCCGTTCCGTTCCGCCCGGTACGCCTGCACGGCGGCCCCGTGCGCGCGCAGCAGGTTGTGCGCGGCGCGCGCTGCCTTGTGCAGGCTGCGGTGGCCGGGAGCCATGCCGCCGTGCATGTAGCCGCCGTCAACGACGACCCAGGGCTCGTTCAGCGTCGCCCACATGTCCACGCGGTCGCCGAGCGTGCGGTACATCAGTGACGCGTAGTCGCTGAACCAGTGGGCGCTGTCGGGATGGGTCCAGCCGCCGCGGTCATCCAGTGCGGCCGGCAGGTCCCAGTGATAGAGTGTTACGTTCGGTACGATGGCACGCTCGAGCAGTGCGTCCACCAGGCGGCTGTAGAAATCCAGGCCGCGCTGGTTCACGCTGCCGCGGCCGTCGGGCAGGACGCGGCTCCACGCGATGCTGAAGCGGTACGACTGGAGTCCGAGCTGCGCCATGAGCGCGACGTCGTCCGCGTAGCGGTGGTAGTGATCGCACGCGATGTCACCGGTATCACCGTTGGCGGTGTTGCCGGGTACGTGTGCAAAGCGGTCCCAGATGCTCGGCCCGGCACCATCCTCGAGGGCGGCGCCCTCGATCTGGTACGCGGACGTGGCGGCGCCCCACAGGAAGTCGGCCGGAAACTCTGATCGATTCATGCGCGAGGTCGAATGGCGAGTGTGAGACTGGACGGCATACGCAAGGTGTACGACAACGACTTTGTTGCCGTGCACGACGCCACGTTCGAGGTTGCCGACGGCGAGTTCGTCGTGCTCGTGGGGCCGTCAGGCTGCGGCAAGAGCACGACGCTCCGCATGATCGCCGGTCTGGAGAGCATCACAGCGGGTGAGCTGCGCATCGGTGACCGCCTCGTGAACGATGTCCCGTCGAGCGAGCGCGACATCGCCATGGTCTTTCAGAACTACGCGCTCTACCCCCACATGACGGTGTACGAGAACATGGCCTTCGCCCTGCGCCTCCGCAACGAGTCGAAGGCCGAGATCGATCGCCGCGTCCGCGAGGCGGCGGACATTCTCGATATCGGCGCGATCCTGCGCAGCAGGCCGCGCCAGCTCTCCGGCGGCCAGCGCCAGCGCGTCGCAGTCGGCCGCGCCATCGTGCGGCATCCGCAGGTGTTCCTCTTCGACGAGCCGCTCTCCAACCTGGACGCGAAGCTGCGCGTGCAGACGCGCAAGGAGATCGCACGGCTGCACCGCCAGCTCGACGCCACCATGATCTACGTCACGCACGACCAGGTGGAAGCCATGACGATGGGCGACCGCATAGTCGTCATGAGCGCGGGCCACATCCAGCAGATCGGTGCGCCGCTCGAGCTCTACGAGAGCCCCGCGAACCAGTTCGTCGCCGGGTTCATCGGCAGCCCCGCCATGAACTTCGTCGAAGGCACGCTCGAGGAAGAGGACGGGACGGTAACGGTTCACGCGATGGATGGCGGCCTGCGCGTTCCGCTGCCCGCCGGCGCCGGTACCCACCTCGCCGGACTCACGGACGGCCGCCTCCTGATCGGCGTGCGGCCGGAGGACATCTACCTGGAGGGCAGCGGCCCGGCGGACGCCGTGCACACGGAGGTCACGGTCGATGCCGTCGAGCCAATGGGCAACGAGGTCTTCGTGTACGCGAGTGCGGGCAGCACGGAGCTGGTCGCACGCGTGGCGCCCGACCGCCTGCCCCGCGTGGACGAGCGGCTGACCATTGCTCTGGACCGTGGGCGGCTGCATTACTTCGATTCGACCAGCGGATCAGCGGTGGCCGGGCTTCGCACCGCGCGAACCGAAGCCGACCCGGTGACCGCGACGCAGCAGCATCCACCCGGGCGCGCATGAGCATATGAGCAGCGAGCAGTTCGACGCGATCATCGTCGGCAGCGGTCCGGGCGGTGCCGGCATCGCGCGCGACATGAGCCGTGCCGGACGCCGCGTGCTCATTCTCGAGCGCGGCCGCGACTGGCGCGGCAATCCCCTGTATGGCACCTACGCGGGTGCACTCCTCTATGCAGAGAAGCGCGCACTGCTCTTCACGAAGGAGGGCGTGCAGATCGTCCGTCCACTGATGGTCGGCGGCGCGACATCCATGTATGCCGGCTGCTCGGCGCCGCCGCCGGACTGGCTGCATGAACGCCATCATGTCGATGTGCGTGCGGAGGCGGCGGAGCTTCACGCAGAGCTCGGCGTCGCCCCGCTCGCACCGGAGCTGCGCGGCGCCGGCTCCACGCGCATTGCCGATGCCGCAATCAGCCTCGGCATGGACTGGCGCCCGCAGGACAAGTTCATGCTCCCCGCGCGGGCGCGTCCGTTCGACTGCGGCGCGCGCTGCCTGCTTGGCTGCCGCTGCGGCGCCAAATGGACGGCCGGCGAGTTCGTGGACGACGCCGTCGCGGCGGGCGCCGTGCTGCGCTCCGGCTCGCGCGTCAGCCGCGTCATTGTGGAAGATGGTGTCGCCATGGGTGTCGCCGGACGCGGCACTGATGGTGCGTTCGAGTACCGTGCACCGCACATCATTCTGGCGGGCGGCGGTCTCGGCACGCCTATGCTGCTCCGCACCGCCGGCATCGATGCGGGTCACGGTGTCGCCATGGACACGACCGTGATGGTCTACGGCAGCGGCAAGGTGCCGGGCATGGGCGAGGACCCGCCAATGACGTGGAGCTGCGTGGATCCCGAGCTCGACGTGATGTACTCGACGCTCATCGATCCGTGGCTGATGTATCCGATCATCATGGCCGTGAAGGGCGCGGCCTGGCCGCTCACCTGGCCGCGCTGGGGGCATACGCTCGGCGTGATGATCAAGGTGCGTGACGAGGTGAGCGGCGGTATCGATGCGCGCGGCCGCGTGTCGAAGGGCCTGAGCAGGACGGACGCGCTGCGACTGGAACGTGCGGAGGAGGTCGCCCGTCGCATTCTCGTCGCCGCGGGCTGCCGCCCGGACTCGCTCATCCGCACACCGCTGCGCGGCACGCATCCGAGCGCCACCGCACGCATCGGCGATGTGGTCAATGCGGAACTCGGGACGGGCGTGCGCGGTCTATATGTCTGCGATGCGAGCGTGTTCCCGGAGGCACTGGGCCGGCCGACCGTGCTGACGATCCTCGCGCTGGCGCGCCGTCTCGCCCGCAGACTCACGATGCAGCCGGCCGAATCTGGTGGACGGTGATGAACCGGGTCCGTATCGTTTTGGCGTAACCCGTCTCGAATCAGGATGAAAGCATGAAGCGTGTGCTCATTGGCTGCGGCCTCGCACTCTCCCTCGCCGGGCCGCTCGGCGCTCAGACGCCCGGGTCCTGCAGCTATGCCGAGTGCGCGCTCCGCGTCCGCGCGCCAGGATTCACCACACCGGCGGCCATCGTGCGCGGCCAGAACGACAGCGTCATGGTGGTGCTGCCCGGATTCAGCGGACGCCTCGCTCCCATGTTCCCCCGGCCCGACTCCGCGTATTACCACGCCCTGCGCTACGATACGTACCGTCGTCGCGCCTTCATCGCGAACATCGCCGGCCCGGCCGCGTTCGTGATCGGTTCGTTTCTGACGAACTGGAGCGATCGCCCCGTGTCGAGCGCCCTCCTCATGGGCGGTGCCCTCGGCATCACGGTCTACGGCGGGTACGTCACGAACGTGGCAAACGATGAGCTGAGCCGGACGATCTGGTGGTACAACCGCGAGCTGGTCGAGACGGGCAGACCGCCGGACGACTGATCCCCTATTCGTTCAGGCCGGCC includes:
- a CDS encoding GH1 family beta-glucosidase; amino-acid sequence: MNRSEFPADFLWGAATSAYQIEGAALEDGAGPSIWDRFAHVPGNTANGDTGDIACDHYHRYADDVALMAQLGLQSYRFSIAWSRVLPDGRGSVNQRGLDFYSRLVDALLERAIVPNVTLYHWDLPAALDDRGGWTHPDSAHWFSDYASLMYRTLGDRVDMWATLNEPWVVVDGGYMHGGMAPGHRSLHKAARAAHNLLRAHGAAVQAYRAERNGRIGIVVNLEPKDAASEAAADIAAAARADAYMNHFYLDPLLLGSYPVELQDIFGDTFPEVAAADMDMIRQPIDFLGINFYKRGVTRHDPAAWPVYASLVPQPQHMMTTLGPDWEVYPPALTRTLLQVRERYGDIPLYVTENGAAFYDPPHSIDGAVHDPLRVHYLREHIRAAHDAIRQGVDLRGYYVWSLLDNFEWAGGYGPRFGIVHVDYSSLARTPKDSAHFYAAVIRANGLPGPGGDAGV
- the ugpC gene encoding sn-glycerol-3-phosphate ABC transporter ATP-binding protein UgpC; protein product: MASVRLDGIRKVYDNDFVAVHDATFEVADGEFVVLVGPSGCGKSTTLRMIAGLESITAGELRIGDRLVNDVPSSERDIAMVFQNYALYPHMTVYENMAFALRLRNESKAEIDRRVREAADILDIGAILRSRPRQLSGGQRQRVAVGRAIVRHPQVFLFDEPLSNLDAKLRVQTRKEIARLHRQLDATMIYVTHDQVEAMTMGDRIVVMSAGHIQQIGAPLELYESPANQFVAGFIGSPAMNFVEGTLEEEDGTVTVHAMDGGLRVPLPAGAGTHLAGLTDGRLLIGVRPEDIYLEGSGPADAVHTEVTVDAVEPMGNEVFVYASAGSTELVARVAPDRLPRVDERLTIALDRGRLHYFDSTSGSAVAGLRTARTEADPVTATQQHPPGRA
- a CDS encoding GMC family oxidoreductase N-terminal domain-containing protein codes for the protein MSSEQFDAIIVGSGPGGAGIARDMSRAGRRVLILERGRDWRGNPLYGTYAGALLYAEKRALLFTKEGVQIVRPLMVGGATSMYAGCSAPPPDWLHERHHVDVRAEAAELHAELGVAPLAPELRGAGSTRIADAAISLGMDWRPQDKFMLPARARPFDCGARCLLGCRCGAKWTAGEFVDDAVAAGAVLRSGSRVSRVIVEDGVAMGVAGRGTDGAFEYRAPHIILAGGGLGTPMLLRTAGIDAGHGVAMDTTVMVYGSGKVPGMGEDPPMTWSCVDPELDVMYSTLIDPWLMYPIIMAVKGAAWPLTWPRWGHTLGVMIKVRDEVSGGIDARGRVSKGLSRTDALRLERAEEVARRILVAAGCRPDSLIRTPLRGTHPSATARIGDVVNAELGTGVRGLYVCDASVFPEALGRPTVLTILALARRLARRLTMQPAESGGR